The stretch of DNA ATTGTAGATTCCATCCAGACTATTAATGATTACGAGATTAGTTCCTCCCCCGGAAGTATTAGTCAAGTAAGAGAGTGTACTGCTCAATTAACGCGTTTAGCTAAGAGCAAAGAAATATCTATTTTTATTATCGGACATGTTACCAAAGGAGGAATATTAGCAGGGCCTAAAGTTCTTGAGCATATTGTTGATACCGTTCTCTATCTGGAGGGCGAGCAATACAATATTTACCGAATACTTCGTTCCACCAAAAACCGATTTGGTTCTACCAACGAATTAGGCATATTTAAAATGGGGGAGAAAGGCCTGGAAGAAGTATTAAATCCTTCTGAATTACTTCTTTCAGAAAAACCTTCTCATGTTTCCGGTTCAGTAGTGGCAGCTACCTTTGAAGGCAGCAGGCCATTATTGGTAGAAATTCAAGCTTTAGTGAGTTATAGTAACCTGGGCATACCTCGAAGAATGGCTACGGGAGTAGATTATAATCGGATTTTACTTATTTTGGCAGTTCTCGAAAAACGATTGGGATATTCTTTGCATTCTCAAGATGTCCATGTCAATATTGCCGGTGGGATAAAAGTATTAGAACCTGCATTAGATTTGGCTATTATTATGGCTATAGCTTCAAGCTTTAAGGACGTACCGATCGATCAAGCTACGGTTTTTTTTGGAGAAGTAGGGCTGGCCGGAGAAGTAAGGATGGTAAATCAGGTAGAGAAACGAATACAGGAAGTATTTAAAATGGGTTTTAAAAGATGTATTATTCCCAAGGGCAATTTAAAGGGCTTAAACAATTTTTCATCAAAAAAAGGACTCGAGATTATTGGAGCAAAGACCGTCCAAGAAGCTATAAACCTTGCCATTAATTAGTTGTTAGTGAATAGTGAAATGTCGTTAGTATGTGTGGCATACAATTAGAGTTGGTTAATTAGTTGGTTATCTGGTTAAGAAATGGAAGAAAGAAGCTGAAATCATATCTCGTGAATTGCATTTCGTAAAGAAGCCTGTAGTCAGGAGCCAGGTTCAGAATAAATTAGTATTGCATATTATGTGAGGATAAGCAGGTAGACTGAACAAGAGAAAAGAACAGATATTACAGTTAAGTAAGT from Candidatus Atribacteria bacterium encodes:
- the radA gene encoding DNA repair protein RadA; the protein is MSKEERSIFRCQQCGYESSRWLGRCPDCGAWNTLLEEIFKEEKKYSLLPEEHSIPLPISKIKIEESKSRYQTKISEFDRVLGGGIVPGSLILVGGEPGIGKSTLLLQIANALSSHYGVILYISAEESLYQIKIRAERLGVLAEKLFLVSETDIETIEKHIIEIKPKVVIVDSIQTINDYEISSSPGSISQVRECTAQLTRLAKSKEISIFIIGHVTKGGILAGPKVLEHIVDTVLYLEGEQYNIYRILRSTKNRFGSTNELGIFKMGEKGLEEVLNPSELLLSEKPSHVSGSVVAATFEGSRPLLVEIQALVSYSNLGIPRRMATGVDYNRILLILAVLEKRLGYSLHSQDVHVNIAGGIKVLEPALDLAIIMAIASSFKDVPIDQATVFFGEVGLAGEVRMVNQVEKRIQEVFKMGFKRCIIPKGNLKGLNNFSSKKGLEIIGAKTVQEAINLAIN